One Manihot esculenta cultivar AM560-2 chromosome 6, M.esculenta_v8, whole genome shotgun sequence DNA segment encodes these proteins:
- the LOC110616518 gene encoding spermine synthase isoform X3, with protein sequence MLNAILLLFLGKARKRVYFNNPMWPGEAHSLEVKNILYKGKSDYQEILVFESSTYGKVLVLDGIVQLTEKDECAYQEMIAHLPLCSIPSPKSVLVVGGGDGGVLREISRHGSVELIDICEIDKMVIDVCKEYFPELSVGFEDPRVRLHVGDAVEFLQLAPEGKYDAVIVDSSDPVGPAQELVEKPFFQTIAKALRPGGVLCNMTESMWLHTHLIDDMISICREIFKGSVHYAWASVPTYPSGVIGFLICSTEGPLVDFLNPVNPIEKLKGAVKNKRELRFYNSEPSPYNRSLVAVLFQTARNPELSFADSYYICCKCAFKVFL encoded by the exons ATGTTAAATGCCATTCTACTGTTGTTTCTGG GTAAAGCTAGGAAACGGGTCTATTTTAACAATCCTATGTGGCCTG GAGAAGCTCATTCATTGGAAGTTAAGAACATTTTGTACAAGGGAAAGTCAGATTACCAAGAGATCTTGGTCTTTGAG TCATCTACATATGGGAAAGTGCTTGTTCTTGATGGCATTGTCCAGTTGACTGAGAAAGATGAGTGTGCCTACCAGGAGATGATAGCTCATCTTCCACTTTGTTCGATTCCATCACCCAAATCT GTTCTGGTTGTTGGTGGTGGTGATGGTGGCGTTCTCAGGGAAATTTCTCGCCATGGTTCTGTGGAGCTCATTGATATTTGTGAGATAGATAAGATGGTTATAGAT GTGTGTAAGGAGTATTTTCCAGAATTATCTGTTGGATTTGAGGACCCTCGTGTCCGACTTCATGTAGGTGATG CTGTGGAATTTCTTCAACTTGCTCCTGAAGGGAAATATGATGCAGTTATTGTTGATTCTTCAGACCCTGTAG GTCCTGCTCAAGAGCTTGTCGAGAAGCCCTTCTTTCAGACAATAGCTAAAGCATTAAGACCTGGTGGAGTGCTTTGTAATATGACAGAAAGTATGTGGCTTCATACACACCTTATTGACGATATGATCTCTATTTGCCGGGAAATATTCAAGGGTTCTGTCCACTATGCCTGGGCAAGTGTTCCAACATATCCAAG TGGTGTGATTGGATTTCTCATATGCTCAACAGAGGGGCCACTTGTTGATTTCTTGAATCCTGTCAATCCTATTGAGAAATTAAAAGGAGCGgtcaaaaataaaagagaactTAGGTTCTATAACTCAGAG CCATCTCCATATAATCGAAGCTTGGTAGCAGTGTTATTTCAAACAGCTAGAAATCCTGAGTTGTCATTTGCAGACAGTTATTATATATGTTGTAAATGTGCGTTTAAGGTTTTTCTATAA
- the LOC110616518 gene encoding spermine synthase isoform X2, whose product MEDSAGRGFEYQKIMDDKVNNGNGSERAIPSCCLKARASAPELDVKCHSTVVSGWFSESHFSSGKARKRVYFNNPMWPGEAHSLEVKNILYKGKSDYQEILVFESSTYGKVLVLDGIVQLTEKDECAYQEMIAHLPLCSIPSPKSVLVVGGGDGGVLREISRHGSVELIDICEIDKMVIDVCKEYFPELSVGFEDPRVRLHVGDAVEFLQLAPEGKYDAVIVDSSDPVGPAQELVEKPFFQTIAKALRPGGVLCNMTESMWLHTHLIDDMISICREIFKGSVHYAWASVPTYPSGVIGFLICSTEGPLVDFLNPVNPIEKLKGAVKNKRELRFYNSEIHSAAFALPTFLKREVRLLRHSPKLARGIHIP is encoded by the exons ATGGAGGACAGCGCAGGAAGAGGTTTTGAATACCAGAAGATTATGGATGATAAGGTGAATAATGGGAATGGCTCAGAGAGGGCTATTCCTTCCTGTTGCTTGAAGGCTAGAGCTTCTGCACCTGAGCTTGATGTTAAATGCCATTCTACTGTTGTTTCTGGGTGGTTCTCGGAATCTCATTTCTCCTCTG GTAAAGCTAGGAAACGGGTCTATTTTAACAATCCTATGTGGCCTG GAGAAGCTCATTCATTGGAAGTTAAGAACATTTTGTACAAGGGAAAGTCAGATTACCAAGAGATCTTGGTCTTTGAG TCATCTACATATGGGAAAGTGCTTGTTCTTGATGGCATTGTCCAGTTGACTGAGAAAGATGAGTGTGCCTACCAGGAGATGATAGCTCATCTTCCACTTTGTTCGATTCCATCACCCAAATCT GTTCTGGTTGTTGGTGGTGGTGATGGTGGCGTTCTCAGGGAAATTTCTCGCCATGGTTCTGTGGAGCTCATTGATATTTGTGAGATAGATAAGATGGTTATAGAT GTGTGTAAGGAGTATTTTCCAGAATTATCTGTTGGATTTGAGGACCCTCGTGTCCGACTTCATGTAGGTGATG CTGTGGAATTTCTTCAACTTGCTCCTGAAGGGAAATATGATGCAGTTATTGTTGATTCTTCAGACCCTGTAG GTCCTGCTCAAGAGCTTGTCGAGAAGCCCTTCTTTCAGACAATAGCTAAAGCATTAAGACCTGGTGGAGTGCTTTGTAATATGACAGAAAGTATGTGGCTTCATACACACCTTATTGACGATATGATCTCTATTTGCCGGGAAATATTCAAGGGTTCTGTCCACTATGCCTGGGCAAGTGTTCCAACATATCCAAG TGGTGTGATTGGATTTCTCATATGCTCAACAGAGGGGCCACTTGTTGATTTCTTGAATCCTGTCAATCCTATTGAGAAATTAAAAGGAGCGgtcaaaaataaaagagaactTAGGTTCTATAACTCAGAG ATCCACTCAGCTGCTTTTGCATTGCCAACATTTTTGAAGAGGGAGGTGAGATTGCTTCGCCACTCTCCAAAGCTAGCAAGAGGAATCCACATCCCGTAA
- the LOC110618326 gene encoding protein phosphatase 2C 51 — protein MNQLTVIKTINSRRRRLKIRRLKYTCQTKTHLTIAGGQKKESSDSVHKAKASDRSAEISLSLTSSSDDASSKKEVVMSSFEENEFEKSDDLQGLMRISYGSVSVIGRRREMEDAVRVELGFTAKGGEKYDFFGVYDGHGGARVAEACRERLHRVLEEEIVEGKEGLGIEWNKVMEGCFRRMDEEVEKDRMVGSTAVVAVVSKDEVVVANCGDSRAVLCRAGVAVPLSIDHKPDRPDELERVEAAGGRIINWNGHRVLGVLATSRSIGDQYLKPFVICEPEVTVNKRTKVDEFLILASDGLWDVISNEVACQIVRRCLRGRMRRKISQEVLSEGRAAEAAAVLVELAVTRGSKDNISVVVVELNKLGSIS, from the exons ATGAATCAACTCACCGTCATCAAGACCATCAATTCTCGCCGGAGAAGGTTGAAAATCCGGCGACTCAAGTATACTTGTCAAACAAAGACGCATCTCACTATAGCCGGTGGGCAGAAGAAAGAATCTAGTGACTCTGTTCATAAAGCAAAAGCAAGTGATCGTTCGGCGGAGATATCTTTATCATTAACATCCTCTTCAGATGACGCTTCATCTAAAAAGGAAGTCGTCATGTCTAGTTTCGAAGAAAATGAATTCGAGAAAAGCGACGATTTGCAGGGTCTTATGCGGATATCATATGGATCGGTTTCTGTAATAGGTAGAAGGAGAGAGATGGAGGACGCTGTCAGAGTAGAATTAGGTTTTACGGCCAAAGGAGGCGAAAAGTATGACTTTTTTGGTGTTTATGACGGCCACGGTGGTGCTCGTGTGGCAGAGGCTTGCAGGGAGAGGTTGCACAGAGTGCTTGAGGAAGAAATAGTTGAAGGTAAGGAAGGATTGGGAATAGAGTGGAACAAGGTGATGGAAGGGTGTTTTCGGAGGATGGATGAGGAAGTAGAGAAAGATAGGATGGTCGGGTCGACGGCGGTGGTGGCGGTGGTCAGCAAAGATGAGGTTGTGGTGGCTAATTGTGGGGATTCTAGAGCTGTGCTTTGTAGGGCCGGTGTAGCCGTGCCGCTGTCTATTGATCATAAG CCTGACAGACCCGATGAATTGGAGAGAGTTGAAGCTGCTGGTGGAAGAATTATCAACTGGAATGGTCACCGTGTTCTAGGAGTTCTTGCCACTTCCAGATCTATAG GTGATCAGTATCTGAAACCGTTTGTAATATGCGAACCTGAAGTCACTGTGAATAAACGAACCAAAGTTGATGAGTTCTTGATACTAGCGAGCGATGGGTTATGGGATGTGATTTCCAATGAAGTGGCATGCCAGATTGTGAGGAGATGTTTAAGAGGCCGGATGAGAAGGAAGATATCCCAAGAGGTATTGAGTGAAGGCCGTGCAGCTGAGGCTGCAGCAGTGCTAGTGGAGCTAGCAGTTACTCGGGGTAGCAAAGATAATATTAGCGTGGTGGTGGTTGAGCTTAATAAACTTGGCAGCATTTCTTAA
- the LOC110616518 gene encoding spermine synthase isoform X1 gives MEDSAGRGFEYQKIMDDKVNNGNGSERAIPSCCLKARASAPELDVKCHSTVVSGWFSESHFSSGKARKRVYFNNPMWPGEAHSLEVKNILYKGKSDYQEILVFESSTYGKVLVLDGIVQLTEKDECAYQEMIAHLPLCSIPSPKSVLVVGGGDGGVLREISRHGSVELIDICEIDKMVIDVCKEYFPELSVGFEDPRVRLHVGDAVEFLQLAPEGKYDAVIVDSSDPVGPAQELVEKPFFQTIAKALRPGGVLCNMTESMWLHTHLIDDMISICREIFKGSVHYAWASVPTYPSGVIGFLICSTEGPLVDFLNPVNPIEKLKGAVKNKRELRFYNSEPSPYNRSLVAVLFQTARNPELSFADSYYICCKCAFKVFL, from the exons ATGGAGGACAGCGCAGGAAGAGGTTTTGAATACCAGAAGATTATGGATGATAAGGTGAATAATGGGAATGGCTCAGAGAGGGCTATTCCTTCCTGTTGCTTGAAGGCTAGAGCTTCTGCACCTGAGCTTGATGTTAAATGCCATTCTACTGTTGTTTCTGGGTGGTTCTCGGAATCTCATTTCTCCTCTG GTAAAGCTAGGAAACGGGTCTATTTTAACAATCCTATGTGGCCTG GAGAAGCTCATTCATTGGAAGTTAAGAACATTTTGTACAAGGGAAAGTCAGATTACCAAGAGATCTTGGTCTTTGAG TCATCTACATATGGGAAAGTGCTTGTTCTTGATGGCATTGTCCAGTTGACTGAGAAAGATGAGTGTGCCTACCAGGAGATGATAGCTCATCTTCCACTTTGTTCGATTCCATCACCCAAATCT GTTCTGGTTGTTGGTGGTGGTGATGGTGGCGTTCTCAGGGAAATTTCTCGCCATGGTTCTGTGGAGCTCATTGATATTTGTGAGATAGATAAGATGGTTATAGAT GTGTGTAAGGAGTATTTTCCAGAATTATCTGTTGGATTTGAGGACCCTCGTGTCCGACTTCATGTAGGTGATG CTGTGGAATTTCTTCAACTTGCTCCTGAAGGGAAATATGATGCAGTTATTGTTGATTCTTCAGACCCTGTAG GTCCTGCTCAAGAGCTTGTCGAGAAGCCCTTCTTTCAGACAATAGCTAAAGCATTAAGACCTGGTGGAGTGCTTTGTAATATGACAGAAAGTATGTGGCTTCATACACACCTTATTGACGATATGATCTCTATTTGCCGGGAAATATTCAAGGGTTCTGTCCACTATGCCTGGGCAAGTGTTCCAACATATCCAAG TGGTGTGATTGGATTTCTCATATGCTCAACAGAGGGGCCACTTGTTGATTTCTTGAATCCTGTCAATCCTATTGAGAAATTAAAAGGAGCGgtcaaaaataaaagagaactTAGGTTCTATAACTCAGAG CCATCTCCATATAATCGAAGCTTGGTAGCAGTGTTATTTCAAACAGCTAGAAATCCTGAGTTGTCATTTGCAGACAGTTATTATATATGTTGTAAATGTGCGTTTAAGGTTTTTCTATAA